Proteins from one Pithys albifrons albifrons isolate INPA30051 chromosome 2, PitAlb_v1, whole genome shotgun sequence genomic window:
- the KCNS3 gene encoding delayed-rectifier potassium channel regulatory subunit KCNS3 encodes MVYGEFFRRPGKDAELINLNVGGFKQSVDQSTLLRFPHTRLGKLLKCHSEEAILELCDDYSVADKEYYFDRNPSLFRYVLNFYYTGKLHVMEELCVFSFCQEIEYWGINELFIDSCCSNRYQERKEEGPSKDWDQKSNDSIDSSNEESSIFDKELEKFDNLCFGEIRKKIWVRMENPAYCLSAKLIAVSSLSVVLASIVAMCIHSMPEFHRVDAHDREIEDPVLEAVEITCIIWFTGELVIRLIAAPSQKKFWKKPLNIIDFVSIIPFYATLAVDTKEEESEDIENMGKVVQILRLMRIFRILKLARHSVGLRSLGATLRHSYQEVGLLLLFLSVGISIFSVLVYSVEKDDESSELQSIPICWWWATISMTTVGYGDTYPVTLAGKLLGTLCIICGILVVALPITIIFNKFSKYYQKQKAIDTDQCNNDRKEKCNDLPYFNIRDIYAKKMHSFISSLSSVGIVVSDQDSTDASSIQDMEDVYNTISLENGTGK; translated from the coding sequence ATGGTTTATGGTGAATTTTTCCGCAGACCTGGCAAAGATGCAGAACTTATCAATTTGAATGTGGGTGGCTTTAAGCAGTCAGTGGATCAAAGCACCTTGCTCCGATTTCCCCATACCAGACTCGGAAAACTTCTCAAATGCCATTCAGAAGAGGCTATTCTAGAACTGTGTGATGATTATAGTGTTGCAGACAAAGAATATTACTTTGATAGGAATCCTTCCTTGTTCCGTTATGTTCTGAATTTTTACTATACCGGCAAACTTCACGTTATGGAAGAACTTTGTGtcttttccttctgccaggaaaTAGAGTACTGGGGGATAAATGAGCTGTTTATTGATTCCTGCTGCAGCAATCGGTatcaagaaaggaaagaagaaggtCCTAGTAAAGACTGGGATCAGAAGAGCAATGACAGTATAGACTCCTCTAATGAAGAGTCATCCATATTTGATAAAGAGCTAGAAAAGTTTGACAATCTGTGTTTTGGTGAAATAAGAAAGAAGATCTGGGTCAGAATGGAAAATCCTGCATATTGCTTGTCTGCCAAGTTAATTGCTGTGTCATCCCTGAGTGTTGTCCTGGCATCAATTGTGGCCATGTGCATTCACAGCATGCCAGAATTTCACAGGGTGGATGCCCATGACAGGGAGATTGAAGACCCTGTGCTGGAAGCTGTGGAGATTACATGCATCATCTGGTTTACTGGTGAGCTAGTGATCAGGCTCATTGCTGCTCCAAGTCAGAAGAAGTTCTGGAAGAAACCACTGAATATCATTGATTTTGTCTCTATTATCCCATTTTATGCCACGCTGGCTGTGGAcacaaaggaagaagaaagtgaaGATATTGAAAACATGGGGAAAGTGGTTCAGATCCTGCGGTTAATGAGGATATTTCGCATCCTGAAACTGGCCAGGCACTCTGTAGGACTGCGGTCTTTAGGCGCCACTTTGAGACATAGCTATCAAGAAGTTGgacttctgcttttgtttttgtctgTTGGGATTTCTATTTTTTCAGTGCTTGTCTACTCAGTGGAGAAAGATGATGAGTCATCAGAACTGCAGAGCATCCCTATTTGCTGGTGGTGGGCAACCATCAGCATGACCACTGTTGGTTATGGGGACACTTACCCGGTCACACTTGCTGGAAAGCTGCTTGGCACACTATGCATTATCTGTGGGATACTAGTGGTAGCACTTCCAATCACcataatttttaataagttttCTAAGTACTATCAAAAGCAAAAAGCTATTGATACAGACCAATGCAACAATGATCGCAAAGAGAAATGTAATGACCTACCCTATTTTAACATTAGGGATATTTATGCAAAAAAGATGCACTCCTTCATTTCTAGCCTTTCTTCAGTAGGAATTGTAGTCAGCGACCAAGATTCAACAGATGCCTCCAGTATCCAAGATATGGAGGATGTTTATAATACAATATCTTTAGAGAATGGTACAGGAAAATGA